TTATTATGACATTGATTTAGGAGATCGCAAAATCACAGATGAAGATTTGGCACTCATTGAAAAAAAAATGAAGGAACTGGCTGGGAAAAAGGAACGCTTTTCACGAAAGGAAGTTGCTAAAGCCGATGCTATTACCTATTTTAAAGAGAAAGAGGACCCATATAAATTAGAATTGATTGATGGGTTAGAAGATGGCGCTATCACTTTTTACACACAGGGTAATTTTACCGATTTGTGTCGTGGGCCGCATATCCCCAATACAGGTTTTATCAAAGCTATTAAGTTGATGAATATTGCCGGTGCATACTGGCGTGGCGATGAGAAAAATAAAATGTTGACGCGTATTTATGGTATTACTTTTCCTGCGAATAAAGACTTGGAGGCTTATCTGGAATTTTTAGAAGAAGCCAAAAAGCGTGATCATCGCAAATTAGGAAAGGAATTAGAATTATTTGCATTCTCGGAAAAAGTAGGAGCGGGGTTGCCGCTTTGGTTACCGAAAGGTGCTATGCTGCGTCAGCGTTTACAAGATTTTTTACAAAAAGCACAACTGGAAAGTGGTTATTTACCTGTCATTACGCCGCATATAGGCAATATTAATTTATATAAGACATCAGGACATTATGAAAAATATGGAAAAGATAGTTTTCAATCGATAAAAACTCCTCACGAAGGCGAAGAGTTTTTGTTGAAGCCGATGAACTGTCCACACCATTGTGAAATATATAAAACATCACCAAAATCTTATAAAGATTTGCCGGTGCGTTTTGCAGAATTTGGTACGGTTTACCGTTACGAACAAGCTGGTGAATTACATGGTTTAACACGAGTGCGTGGTTTTACACAAGATGATGCACATTTATTTTGTCGTCCTGATCAGGTAAAAGAAGAATTTAAAAAGGTAATTGATTTAGTTTTGTATGTATTCAATTCTCTGGGATTTGCAGATTTTACAGCACAGGTTTCTTTGCGTGACAAAGATGACAGAAGTAAATATATTGGCTCGGAAGCAAATTGGGATATTGCAGAAGATGCCATTCGTGAAGCCGCAGCTGAAAAAGGTTTGAAGACGGTAGAAGAATTTGGCGAAGCTGCATTTTATGGACCCAAGCTTGATTTTATGGTAAAAGATGCATTGGGTAGAAGCTGGCAATTAGGAACTATTCAGGTAGATTATAACTTACCTGAACGGTTTGAACTGGAATATATAGACAGTGATAATTCGCGCAAGCGCCCGGTAATGATACATCGAGCGCCGTTTGGCTCTATGGAGCGATTTGTAGCCGTTTTGTTAGAACATTGCGCAGGAAAATTGCCGATGTGGTTGGTGCCAACACAGGTGAAAATTTTACCAATTTCTGATAAATATAGTGATTACGCACATGAAGTACTTGCGCTCTTGAAAAAGAAAGATATCCGCAGTGAAGTAGATGACAGAAGTGAAAAAATAGGCAAAAAAATCCGCGATACCGAATTGGCTAAAATCCCCTATATGCTCATCGTAGGAGAGAAAGAAATGGAAAGCAAAACTTTGGGTGTACGTAAACAAGCTGTAGGTGATTTAGGCGCAAAATCTATTGATGAATTTATTTCTATAATTCAGGAAGAAGCAACTATATAATAGTAAAAAATGCTATTAAAAAAATCTACTCTCTTGAAAGCGGAGTAGATTTTTTGCAATTTCTTAAAAGGCTGTTTCTCATTTTACGATAGAATTATGATAGAAGTCTCTGTACTATAGCGCTATGTAGGAATCTTTAATGAGTAATAAATGGAAACGTTCAACGCCTTTTCCTAAACGTTAAATGAAAATGAACAAATAGGGCTGTCAGAAGAAAAGTGAAATTTTGCGTATATATTTGGTGTAAATATCTTTTATGAAGAATGCCTTTATTTTAAGCACAATATTTAGCTTAACATTGTTCTCTTGTTTACAATCCGGCAATTCGAATGTAAAGTCTAGCAATCAATCTGATTCCATTAAACAAACAAATAAAACTGAAAATCCAATGACTACCATTACTTTAAAAGGGAATCCAATTCATACAGTAGGTACATTGCCTGCTGTGGGTACAGAGGCGCAAAACTTTACTTTGGTTGCCGACGATTTATCAGAAAAAAGCTTGGCAGATTTTAAGGGCAAAAATATTATTTTAAATATTTTCCCCAGTGTGAATACGGGCGTATGTGCAGCATCTGTAAGAGAGTTTAACAAAGATGCTGCAGCTTTACCTAATACAGCTGTGTTATGTATTTCCAAGGATTTACCCTTTGCTCAAGCGCAGTTTTGTGGTGCTGAAGGCATTAAAAATGTTACTATGCTTTCCGATTTTCGTACTGATTTTGGTCACGAATATGGTGTGCAAATGGCGGATGGCCCCTTGAAAGGATTGTTGAGCCGTGCAGTAATTGTGATCGACTCACAAGGAAAAATCATTTACGAAGAACAGGTGCCTGAAATTACACAAGAGCCTGATTTTGCGAAGGCTTTAGCAGCGGTAAAATGAATCTAATTTATAGGTAAAGAGATGAATGAGGCATGTGTTTTGTTCATCTCTTTTGTATTTTATAATGTGTCTTATGAAAAAGCTTTTAGAAACGCAGTTCCTTGTTTATTTGGCAAAATGTATTATAGGTTTAAT
The Arachidicoccus soli DNA segment above includes these coding regions:
- the thrS gene encoding threonine--tRNA ligase translates to MIKISFPDGAVREYESGVSALDIAKSISEGLMRKVLAAEIDGKVVDAFGPISKDAHIKFLTWDDKGGKSTFWHSSAHLMAEALQEIFPETKFAIGPPIENGFYYDIDLGDRKITDEDLALIEKKMKELAGKKERFSRKEVAKADAITYFKEKEDPYKLELIDGLEDGAITFYTQGNFTDLCRGPHIPNTGFIKAIKLMNIAGAYWRGDEKNKMLTRIYGITFPANKDLEAYLEFLEEAKKRDHRKLGKELELFAFSEKVGAGLPLWLPKGAMLRQRLQDFLQKAQLESGYLPVITPHIGNINLYKTSGHYEKYGKDSFQSIKTPHEGEEFLLKPMNCPHHCEIYKTSPKSYKDLPVRFAEFGTVYRYEQAGELHGLTRVRGFTQDDAHLFCRPDQVKEEFKKVIDLVLYVFNSLGFADFTAQVSLRDKDDRSKYIGSEANWDIAEDAIREAAAEKGLKTVEEFGEAAFYGPKLDFMVKDALGRSWQLGTIQVDYNLPERFELEYIDSDNSRKRPVMIHRAPFGSMERFVAVLLEHCAGKLPMWLVPTQVKILPISDKYSDYAHEVLALLKKKDIRSEVDDRSEKIGKKIRDTELAKIPYMLIVGEKEMESKTLGVRKQAVGDLGAKSIDEFISIIQEEATI
- the tpx gene encoding thiol peroxidase — its product is MKNAFILSTIFSLTLFSCLQSGNSNVKSSNQSDSIKQTNKTENPMTTITLKGNPIHTVGTLPAVGTEAQNFTLVADDLSEKSLADFKGKNIILNIFPSVNTGVCAASVREFNKDAAALPNTAVLCISKDLPFAQAQFCGAEGIKNVTMLSDFRTDFGHEYGVQMADGPLKGLLSRAVIVIDSQGKIIYEEQVPEITQEPDFAKALAAVK